A genomic region of Roseateles amylovorans contains the following coding sequences:
- a CDS encoding helicase HerA domain-containing protein — protein MTRRIEAAACRIGAQPPGPAEVRGDMAYVLRVTAHLDWPDEGTPRHRRLHRLMPQSPSEGAAHDDHLLIECRLLGTYAPSAPGDAHAGRIVFSGDPGQLDHPDRYDAFIPTRRMRDLFVNGTVDQRHRIRFGQLRDSETPSPSKEPGITACLSMLDIRGKRSAMFGKTRLGKSNVVKLLVQGMLDVTAQSRDVGQLIFDVNGEYANSNPQDGADNIGAAYADRCTVYFLSDRSTSDANAKLLRFNFYERPEDAMNTLRELLPMEVADTDYVRPLLTCRLPPLQPVDGDTVDVLQRRLRKLMIYWTILHTAGFDHCEARLSEMLNRLGYGTQFNPNFSQPLRMAAYQAINGTTAPPLPKTFAEMEAEVSLILRFSLSYPNDPALRRQGRYIFDADEEIMAAFLFPQAGAGPYVLRPAVPFHSPQVDNFITEILASIDTGGTVIVDLGSANERIIRYFARTLSVAVFLQQEGKFVRNEMQGRYVQIYFEEAHMIFPPNSGNVIDVYSRFAKEGAKFNIGIVYSTQSPSTVNQDLLAQTENFFIGHLSSERETQLLSAVQYAFKGMENDIMRSRSPGYMRVLTASHRYPIPIQANRYDGQPTLVTPGTPLE, from the coding sequence ATGACCCGACGCATCGAGGCTGCGGCGTGCCGGATCGGCGCTCAACCGCCCGGCCCTGCCGAGGTGCGCGGCGACATGGCCTACGTGCTCCGCGTGACCGCCCACCTGGACTGGCCGGATGAAGGCACGCCGCGTCACCGCCGGCTGCATCGCCTGATGCCGCAATCGCCGAGCGAGGGCGCGGCGCATGACGATCACCTGCTGATCGAGTGCCGATTGCTGGGCACCTACGCGCCTTCAGCGCCAGGCGACGCCCACGCCGGCCGCATCGTGTTCTCCGGCGACCCCGGCCAGCTCGACCATCCCGATCGGTATGACGCGTTCATTCCGACGCGCCGGATGCGCGACCTCTTCGTCAACGGCACCGTCGATCAACGCCACCGCATTCGCTTTGGACAACTGCGCGACAGCGAGACCCCGAGCCCGTCAAAAGAGCCGGGCATCACAGCCTGCCTCTCGATGCTGGACATCCGGGGCAAGCGCTCCGCCATGTTCGGCAAGACCCGGCTCGGCAAGTCCAACGTGGTCAAGCTGCTGGTGCAGGGCATGCTGGACGTGACGGCGCAAAGCCGTGACGTCGGGCAACTGATCTTCGATGTGAACGGTGAGTACGCCAACAGCAATCCACAGGATGGTGCCGACAACATCGGCGCCGCCTACGCCGACCGCTGCACCGTCTACTTCCTGTCGGACCGATCCACCAGCGACGCCAATGCCAAGCTGCTGCGCTTCAATTTCTATGAGCGTCCCGAAGACGCCATGAACACCCTGCGCGAACTGCTGCCGATGGAGGTGGCCGACACCGACTATGTCCGTCCCCTGCTCACCTGTCGCCTGCCGCCGCTGCAGCCGGTCGACGGCGACACCGTGGACGTGCTCCAACGGCGGCTGCGCAAGCTGATGATCTACTGGACCATCCTGCACACCGCCGGCTTCGATCACTGCGAAGCCCGACTGAGCGAAATGCTCAATCGGCTGGGCTACGGCACGCAGTTCAATCCCAACTTCAGCCAGCCCCTTCGGATGGCGGCCTATCAAGCGATCAATGGCACCACCGCGCCGCCGCTGCCCAAGACCTTTGCGGAGATGGAGGCCGAGGTCAGCTTGATCCTGCGTTTCAGCCTGTCCTACCCGAACGACCCCGCGCTGCGACGGCAAGGCCGGTACATCTTTGATGCGGACGAGGAAATCATGGCCGCCTTCCTGTTCCCGCAGGCGGGCGCCGGCCCTTACGTGCTGCGCCCGGCGGTGCCGTTTCACTCCCCGCAGGTCGACAACTTCATCACCGAGATCCTGGCGTCCATCGATACCGGCGGCACCGTGATCGTCGACTTGGGCAGTGCCAACGAGCGGATCATTCGCTACTTCGCCCGCACCCTGTCGGTGGCGGTTTTCCTGCAGCAGGAGGGCAAGTTCGTCCGCAATGAGATGCAGGGGCGCTATGTGCAGATCTACTTCGAAGAAGCGCACATGATCTTCCCGCCGAATTCGGGCAATGTCATCGACGTCTATTCCCGATTCGCCAAGGAAGGGGCGAAGTTCAACATCGGCATCGTCTACTCGACGCAGTCCCCCTCAACGGTGAATCAGGACCTGCTGGCGCAGACCGAGAACTTCTTCATCGGGCATCTCTCGAGCGAACGGGAAACCCAACTGCTCAGCGCCGTGCAGTATGCGTTCAAGGGCATGGAGAACGACATCATGCGCAGCCGGTCCCCCGGCTACATGCGGGTACTCACGGCGTCCCACCGCTACCCGATCCCGATCCAGGCCAATCGCTACGATGGCCAGCCGACCTTGGTCACTCCGGGGACGCC
- a CDS encoding lytic transglycosylase domain-containing protein, with translation MSATAYTVHRWRRARPNHRIQVGRLGLIGALWLLGLGSSQAACFDAAGMRYSVSPALLRAVAQQESGMNPLAINRNRNGSTDIGLMQINSSWLPLLERHGLRQQDLWEPCTNVMVGAWILGGNFKRMGVTVAALGAYNTSDPQRRERYARQVLSRLPTTRQP, from the coding sequence ATGAGCGCGACCGCATACACCGTGCATCGATGGCGCCGTGCGAGGCCTAACCATCGCATCCAAGTGGGCAGGCTCGGGTTGATCGGCGCGCTTTGGCTGCTGGGTCTGGGCTCGTCGCAGGCCGCCTGTTTCGACGCTGCCGGCATGCGCTACAGCGTCTCTCCCGCGCTGTTGCGCGCGGTGGCGCAACAAGAATCCGGCATGAATCCGCTGGCCATCAATCGCAACCGCAACGGCTCGACCGATATCGGCCTGATGCAGATCAACTCCAGCTGGCTGCCCCTGCTGGAACGTCACGGGTTGCGTCAACAGGACCTCTGGGAGCCCTGCACCAATGTGATGGTGGGAGCCTGGATTCTCGGGGGCAATTTCAAACGCATGGGAGTGACCGTTGCGGCACTCGGGGCCTACAACACCAGCGACCCCCAACGCCGGGAGCGCTATGCGCGACAGGTGCTCTCCCGGCTGCCCACGACGCGCCAGCCATGA
- a CDS encoding GspE/PulE family protein, giving the protein MSDAVPAESAPSPNRHVSDYAQLPAFDRVISVVADTLVGRDLGKELKVPRAKQNKLMALGLAGQRFMIVSSTDELHSPVWYHLVQGGRQLGLEFAGYVTAEPEIFDLIAYRHENRGASTADREAESEREIEDMVANSSPLEWFRGVIHRCVLAGASDLHLEVRGNMARARVRLDGLMRNLGSFPSRIVMDGVSAAYTVLAEDRSRSEVAFNVGVPQAAMIPVDLSDQRLTLRYQSHPAVGGLDVVMRILRSNSESRTRLLTLDRLGYTDWQTERLQDALSSAWGGIFVAGVTGSGKTTTLNTMMAQLTRQGSRKLITIEDPVEYEMSGVTHLSIQRAADTAVGTNPFHGAMLSFLRMDPDVGLFGEIRDSLSANMAQVAIQTGHKILSTVHATSALGVINRLASPNVGLSREDLCNPEFISALVYQVLVPLNCEHCKVPASQVLTADELQTYAQGFGLDTSRLFCASDHGCQRCRKPGIDYAGSTRNGTMGLKVGAEVIVPDLQMLELLQQRRDLEARRYWRSRLKSPFNDPDMDGKEAWGHVLFDIAQGRVDPFYFERTFGNAAQLAKSLTKD; this is encoded by the coding sequence ATGTCCGATGCCGTTCCAGCGGAATCCGCTCCATCACCCAACCGCCATGTGAGCGACTACGCCCAATTGCCGGCATTCGACCGCGTCATCTCGGTGGTGGCAGACACGCTCGTGGGACGCGACCTGGGCAAGGAACTCAAAGTCCCACGGGCGAAGCAGAACAAGCTGATGGCGTTGGGCTTGGCGGGGCAGCGATTCATGATCGTCTCGTCCACCGACGAACTCCACAGCCCGGTCTGGTACCACTTGGTCCAGGGCGGACGGCAACTGGGACTGGAGTTCGCTGGCTATGTGACGGCCGAACCTGAGATCTTCGACCTGATCGCCTACCGGCATGAGAACCGTGGCGCCAGCACCGCCGATCGTGAGGCGGAGAGCGAGCGCGAAATTGAAGACATGGTGGCGAACTCGTCGCCGCTGGAGTGGTTTCGCGGCGTGATTCACCGCTGCGTCCTGGCCGGCGCCAGTGACTTGCACCTTGAAGTGCGCGGCAACATGGCGCGTGCCCGGGTCCGACTGGACGGGCTGATGCGCAACCTGGGCAGCTTCCCCTCGCGCATCGTCATGGATGGCGTGTCTGCGGCCTACACCGTGTTGGCCGAAGACCGCTCACGCAGCGAAGTTGCCTTCAATGTCGGGGTACCGCAAGCCGCCATGATCCCGGTCGACTTATCGGATCAGCGACTCACCCTGCGCTATCAGAGCCACCCCGCCGTCGGGGGCTTGGATGTGGTGATGCGCATCCTCAGGTCCAACAGCGAATCCCGCACGCGCTTGCTCACGCTGGACCGGCTGGGCTACACCGACTGGCAGACGGAACGTCTTCAGGACGCGCTCAGCTCGGCCTGGGGTGGCATCTTCGTGGCCGGCGTGACCGGATCCGGAAAGACCACGACCCTCAACACCATGATGGCGCAGCTCACCCGGCAGGGCTCGCGCAAGCTCATCACGATCGAAGACCCCGTCGAATACGAAATGAGCGGCGTCACCCATCTGTCGATCCAGCGGGCCGCCGACACCGCCGTCGGCACCAATCCATTCCACGGCGCAATGTTGTCCTTCCTGCGGATGGATCCGGATGTCGGCCTGTTCGGTGAGATCCGCGACTCTCTGTCGGCCAACATGGCCCAGGTGGCCATTCAGACCGGCCACAAGATCCTGTCGACCGTGCATGCCACCTCGGCCTTGGGCGTCATCAACCGTCTGGCCTCACCAAATGTCGGCTTGAGCCGCGAGGATCTCTGCAACCCGGAGTTCATCTCGGCGCTCGTCTACCAGGTCCTGGTTCCGCTGAATTGCGAGCACTGCAAGGTGCCGGCATCGCAAGTGCTGACGGCCGACGAACTGCAAACCTACGCCCAGGGATTCGGCCTGGACACCTCACGCCTGTTCTGCGCCAGCGACCATGGTTGCCAGCGCTGCCGCAAGCCCGGCATCGATTACGCGGGCAGCACCCGCAACGGCACGATGGGCCTGAAGGTGGGCGCTGAGGTGATCGTCCCTGACCTGCAGATGCTGGAGCTGTTGCAGCAGCGCCGGGACCTGGAGGCACGACGCTACTGGCGCAGTCGGTTGAAGTCGCCATTCAACGACCCCGACATGGACGGCAAGGAGGCGTGGGGTCACGTGCTTTTCGACATTGCGCAAGGGCGGGTGGATCCCTTCTATTTCGAACGAACCTTTGGCAACGCCGCTCAGTTGGCGAAGTCACTGACCAAGGATTGA
- a CDS encoding secretin N-terminal domain-containing protein — translation MNAANPAFGATLPLAHQRPALGSPVAKVTQTFAKVASLASWIAVSGCAVQSTRLAQDDYHTAQQRSAEFQTHARQPQALPPMVTADIAPRFARHSIPLQRAASLPTHIGNVTLRYPGRQSLVTVAELISRLIDIPVIMTPDALNSASDYAPGGLNAATQSAQARTDDLQTASARLAAMAGASTLAISAQELQNSIELDYSGPLAGLLNLVATRAGLQWEYAGGKIVFSRLVTRSIMVKALPNGLKTTGSLDVFGSNNGGGGGDSGGSGGGGSGGGGGNSSNTGSLKIDFETDSNYWAGLTDSLKGMLSARAQLQVDPRSGLVTVTDALTNVERVETFLKEINVNLLRQVALEVEVLQVNLSDQYSNGINWQAVLGKLNGNQLTLTGPQGGGALSGNTPGSLSFILAPSSSRDSPSRLMAESLQEYGKVATSYSSVVTTTNRMPVPVGSLQTRSYVRQTTAATVNATTGITTPGSLVPGSISTGLGLMILPVILDSNRILLQTVMQVSELRELKSFTSGTGTTSQSIQLPDTVSFSSLQRTSVPAGQTLVLIGYEREQSQADDTDIVRGLLPIAKRGARAKQGTVILITPRLSEN, via the coding sequence GTGAACGCTGCCAACCCGGCCTTCGGTGCGACGCTCCCCTTGGCACACCAGCGCCCGGCATTGGGCAGCCCCGTGGCCAAGGTGACACAGACCTTCGCCAAAGTGGCATCGCTCGCGTCATGGATTGCGGTGAGCGGCTGCGCGGTACAGAGTACCCGCCTGGCCCAGGACGATTACCACACGGCCCAGCAACGCTCCGCCGAATTCCAGACCCACGCCCGGCAGCCCCAAGCCTTGCCGCCGATGGTCACGGCCGACATCGCCCCGCGTTTCGCGCGGCACTCGATCCCGTTGCAACGCGCAGCGAGCCTCCCGACGCACATTGGCAACGTCACGTTGCGCTATCCCGGTCGGCAGTCCTTGGTGACTGTCGCGGAGCTCATCTCCCGCCTGATCGACATCCCGGTGATCATGACGCCCGATGCACTGAACAGTGCCAGCGACTATGCACCCGGCGGCCTGAATGCGGCCACGCAGTCGGCGCAGGCTCGCACTGACGATCTCCAGACCGCCAGCGCCCGACTCGCGGCGATGGCCGGCGCGAGTACGCTGGCGATCTCAGCCCAGGAGTTGCAGAACTCCATCGAGCTGGACTACTCCGGCCCGCTCGCAGGTCTGCTCAATCTGGTCGCCACCCGTGCCGGCCTCCAATGGGAATACGCCGGCGGCAAGATCGTGTTTTCGCGACTGGTCACCCGCTCCATCATGGTCAAGGCGCTGCCGAACGGACTCAAGACCACAGGCAGCCTGGACGTGTTTGGCTCCAACAATGGTGGAGGCGGCGGTGACAGCGGCGGAAGTGGTGGTGGTGGCAGTGGCGGTGGCGGCGGCAACAGCAGCAACACCGGCTCGCTCAAGATCGACTTCGAGACGGACAGCAACTACTGGGCCGGCCTGACCGATTCGCTCAAAGGGATGCTCTCTGCGCGCGCTCAGTTGCAGGTCGACCCGCGCTCCGGCCTGGTCACCGTGACCGATGCACTGACCAATGTCGAGCGGGTCGAGACCTTCTTGAAGGAGATCAACGTCAACCTGCTGCGCCAGGTGGCGCTGGAGGTGGAAGTCCTTCAGGTCAACCTGTCGGATCAGTACAGCAACGGCATCAACTGGCAGGCCGTGCTGGGCAAGCTCAATGGCAATCAGCTCACCCTGACGGGCCCGCAAGGCGGGGGCGCGCTTTCCGGCAATACGCCTGGCTCGCTGTCCTTCATCCTGGCACCCTCGAGTTCACGCGACTCGCCCAGCAGGCTGATGGCTGAGTCCCTGCAGGAGTACGGCAAGGTGGCCACCTCCTACTCCAGTGTGGTCACGACCACCAACCGCATGCCGGTCCCGGTGGGCTCCCTGCAGACACGCTCCTACGTGAGGCAGACCACAGCAGCGACCGTCAATGCCACCACCGGCATCACCACCCCAGGTTCTCTGGTGCCTGGCTCCATCTCCACCGGGCTGGGCCTGATGATCCTGCCAGTGATCCTCGACTCGAACCGCATCCTGCTGCAAACCGTGATGCAGGTCAGTGAACTGCGTGAACTCAAGTCTTTCACCAGCGGCACCGGCACCACCTCGCAGTCGATCCAGCTGCCGGACACGGTCAGCTTCTCTTCCCTGCAGCGCACCAGCGTCCCCGCCGGCCAAACCCTGGTCCTGATCGGCTATGAGCGGGAACAAAGCCAGGCTGACGACACCGACATCGTCCGCGGCCTCCTTCCGATTGCCAAGCGAGGCGCGCGCGCCAAGCAGGGCACGGTGATCCTCATCACGCCTCGTCTCTCGGAAAACTGA
- a CDS encoding toxin co-regulated pilus biosynthesis Q family protein: MKNLHLLLLATLATVPLATRAANATPNPAAKAASTSAPHATTPPEPRGYAEVEWVRTPRARVPASVAADGDEVLLKTLRAESSGEWTVELADQTFRQTLLRWTRIAGWQLVWEADRDFAIDAQVTLQGNFTQVLEEAMNSLRETDYPVQALINPNTRVVRVKRYMLDGDRR; the protein is encoded by the coding sequence ATGAAGAACCTCCATCTCCTGCTGCTGGCGACGCTAGCCACGGTTCCATTGGCAACGCGGGCCGCGAACGCAACCCCGAACCCGGCCGCCAAGGCGGCATCGACCTCCGCTCCTCACGCGACCACTCCGCCAGAGCCGCGCGGCTACGCCGAAGTCGAATGGGTCCGCACTCCTCGTGCGCGCGTCCCTGCTTCCGTCGCTGCTGACGGAGACGAGGTCCTGTTAAAGACATTGCGCGCCGAAAGCTCAGGCGAATGGACCGTCGAACTGGCGGATCAGACTTTCCGCCAAACCCTGCTGCGCTGGACCCGCATCGCCGGTTGGCAACTGGTTTGGGAAGCTGATCGCGACTTCGCCATCGATGCCCAGGTGACCTTGCAAGGCAACTTCACCCAGGTGCTGGAAGAAGCAATGAACTCGCTGCGCGAAACGGACTATCCCGTCCAAGCCCTGATCAACCCCAACACACGTGTCGTCCGCGTGAAGCGCTACATGCTGGACGGAGATCGTCGATGA
- a CDS encoding type II secretion system protein, giving the protein MELFRMKSFQPFARARSASTRQRGYSLVELSIALAIVSVVIVGSLIGVQRILANNRANALLADVPRINAALLGALSNSKGLPTLSTTQAAALGAFPESSVKWESGKAAVTNSFGGNIFTLGVNAKIGEVEAGRGYVVRMTQIPSNMCATIANGLAPLARGIWVDDTVAEAVVDGAPDDKIVVKAIQANSGIDLAKLVDNCQAGAGTRTINALIVL; this is encoded by the coding sequence TTGGAGCTGTTTCGCATGAAGTCCTTCCAACCCTTCGCACGAGCCCGTTCGGCATCGACACGCCAGCGCGGCTACAGCCTGGTTGAACTGTCGATTGCTCTGGCCATCGTCTCCGTTGTCATCGTCGGCTCGCTGATCGGCGTGCAACGCATCCTGGCCAACAACCGCGCCAATGCGCTGCTGGCCGATGTGCCGCGCATCAACGCAGCCCTGCTGGGGGCCCTGAGCAACAGCAAAGGCCTGCCCACCCTGTCGACCACCCAGGCAGCGGCCCTGGGCGCTTTCCCGGAGTCCTCCGTGAAGTGGGAGAGCGGCAAAGCCGCTGTGACGAACTCCTTCGGCGGCAACATCTTCACCCTGGGTGTGAACGCCAAAATTGGCGAAGTCGAAGCTGGCCGAGGCTATGTGGTCCGCATGACTCAGATTCCTTCCAACATGTGCGCCACCATTGCCAATGGCCTGGCGCCGTTGGCCCGAGGCATTTGGGTGGACGACACCGTTGCCGAGGCAGTCGTCGACGGCGCGCCTGATGACAAGATCGTCGTCAAAGCCATCCAGGCCAACTCTGGCATCGACCTCGCCAAGCTCGTGGACAACTGCCAAGCCGGAGCAGGCACTCGCACCATCAACGCACTGATCGTGCTCTAA
- the ligA gene encoding NAD-dependent DNA ligase LigA, whose protein sequence is MTSLSSDVPAAVASRASELRDLLNHHAHLYYVLDAPALPDAEYDKLFQELQALEAAHPALLTADSPTQRVLGRVLDDFVPVRHAVPMLSIRTETDTEASGAVNFDARVRRELDLPPEAPAVEYAAELKFDGLAINLRYEEGLLVQAATRGNGETGEDVTQNVRTIGQIPLRLKGVSAAVIEVRGEVYMRRDDFEALNERQRAANEKTFVNPRNTAAGAVRQLDPALVRQRPLSFFAYGLGEVRGWEIPPTHSALLDALAAFGLPVCEDRAVARGAQGLIDFHRAMGAKRDELPFDIDGVVYKVNNREQQRRLGFVSREPRWAVAHKYPAQEQVTRLDRIDIQVGRTGKLTPVAKLAPVFVGGTTVSNATLHNVFELRRKGVRIGDQVIVRRAGDVIPEIVGKVETARPGYVPNFHMPKHCPVCGSEVAREKGGIDHRCSGGIFCPAQRKQALLHFAGRRAMDIEGLGDKLVDQLVDGGIVTSLPGLYKLGVAKLAALDRMAEKSAQNLVDALEKSKKTTLARFLFALGIRHVGETTAKDLAKHFGHMDALMAADEAKLLEVKDVGPVVAHSVASFFAEAHNREVVEQLLAAGIEYPKTDGAVAAQGPQPLAGKTFVLTGTLPTLSRDEAKELIEAAGGKVSGSVSKKTSFVVAGEEAGSKLEKARELGLAILDEAGLHALLASAADTAADAQVDADPSDAPASDAGA, encoded by the coding sequence ATGACATCCCTTTCCTCCGACGTACCGGCCGCCGTGGCCTCGCGGGCGAGTGAGCTGCGCGACCTGCTGAATCACCACGCCCATCTCTATTACGTGCTGGATGCGCCCGCGCTTCCCGATGCCGAATACGACAAGCTCTTTCAGGAGCTGCAGGCACTGGAGGCCGCCCATCCCGCGCTGCTGACTGCAGATTCACCGACGCAACGGGTGCTGGGACGAGTGCTCGATGACTTCGTACCGGTTCGACATGCCGTGCCGATGCTGTCCATCCGGACGGAGACCGATACCGAAGCCAGCGGCGCCGTGAATTTCGATGCGCGGGTCCGGCGCGAGCTCGATCTGCCGCCGGAGGCCCCCGCTGTGGAATACGCGGCGGAACTCAAGTTCGATGGCCTGGCGATCAACCTGCGTTATGAGGAGGGCTTGCTGGTGCAGGCCGCTACCCGCGGCAATGGCGAGACCGGCGAGGATGTGACGCAGAACGTGCGCACCATCGGCCAGATTCCGTTGCGTTTGAAAGGCGTGAGCGCCGCCGTGATCGAGGTCCGGGGCGAGGTCTACATGCGCCGCGATGACTTCGAGGCGCTGAATGAGCGGCAGCGCGCCGCCAATGAGAAGACCTTCGTCAATCCGCGCAATACCGCCGCCGGCGCGGTGCGGCAGTTGGATCCCGCGTTGGTTCGCCAGCGGCCTCTGAGTTTCTTTGCCTATGGGTTGGGAGAGGTCCGCGGCTGGGAGATCCCACCCACCCACAGCGCGCTGCTGGACGCTCTCGCCGCGTTCGGACTGCCGGTCTGCGAGGACCGCGCAGTCGCCCGCGGCGCGCAGGGCTTGATCGATTTCCATCGTGCGATGGGCGCCAAGCGCGATGAACTGCCGTTCGACATCGACGGGGTGGTCTACAAGGTCAACAACCGCGAGCAGCAACGCCGGCTGGGCTTTGTGTCACGCGAGCCGCGCTGGGCGGTGGCCCACAAGTATCCGGCGCAGGAACAGGTCACCCGGCTGGATCGCATCGACATCCAGGTCGGCCGCACCGGCAAGCTCACCCCGGTGGCGAAACTGGCGCCTGTGTTTGTGGGCGGAACGACGGTCAGCAATGCGACGCTGCACAACGTGTTCGAGCTGCGCCGCAAGGGCGTGCGCATCGGTGATCAAGTGATCGTGCGTCGCGCCGGGGACGTGATTCCGGAGATCGTCGGCAAGGTGGAGACGGCCCGGCCGGGCTATGTGCCCAATTTCCACATGCCCAAGCACTGCCCGGTGTGTGGCAGCGAGGTGGCCCGGGAGAAGGGGGGCATCGACCACCGCTGCAGCGGCGGCATCTTCTGTCCGGCCCAGCGCAAGCAGGCGCTGCTGCATTTCGCTGGTCGTCGGGCGATGGACATCGAGGGCCTGGGCGACAAGCTGGTCGATCAACTGGTCGATGGCGGCATCGTGACCAGCTTGCCGGGTCTCTACAAGCTCGGTGTGGCCAAGCTCGCGGCGCTGGACCGCATGGCCGAGAAGAGCGCCCAGAACCTGGTGGATGCGCTGGAGAAGAGCAAGAAGACCACGCTGGCGCGCTTCCTTTTTGCGCTCGGCATTCGCCATGTCGGCGAGACCACGGCCAAGGACCTGGCCAAGCACTTCGGCCACATGGACGCGCTGATGGCCGCGGATGAGGCGAAGTTGCTGGAGGTCAAGGACGTCGGACCGGTGGTGGCCCACAGCGTGGCGTCGTTCTTTGCAGAAGCGCACAACCGGGAGGTCGTCGAGCAGCTGCTGGCTGCAGGGATCGAGTATCCGAAGACCGACGGCGCCGTGGCGGCTCAGGGGCCCCAGCCGCTGGCCGGCAAAACCTTTGTGCTGACCGGCACGCTGCCCACCCTGTCTCGGGACGAGGCCAAGGAACTGATCGAAGCGGCCGGCGGCAAGGTCAGTGGATCGGTATCGAAGAAGACCAGCTTTGTGGTGGCCGGTGAAGAGGCAGGCTCCAAGCTGGAGAAGGCGCGTGAGCTGGGGCTGGCCATCCTGGACGAGGCCGGTCTGCATGCCTTGCTCGCGTCCGCCGCCGATACAGCAGCGGACGCGCAGGTGGATGCCGATCCGTCCGATGCGCCGGCGTCTGACGCTGGCGCTTGA
- a CDS encoding DMT family transporter — MKQSDLLELVVLAAIWGASFLFMRVAAPEFGPVATAAVRVAGASVLLVPLLAFREGLGDLRRHWRALLLVGLLNSALPFAMFSYAALSINAGLSSILNATTPMWGALVAWAWFSQRLDGSRLIGLALGFAGVVLLAWDKASFKPGGSGFAILACLIATCSYGLAANATKRYLSGASPLAVATGSQFAAAMMLAAPAVALRPDTLPGARAWWAVGLLALLCTSVAYILFFRLMKRIGPTNTISVTFLIPVFALIWGWLALGETLTASMAAGCLVVLLGTALAVGVLRWPTGGSARPAK; from the coding sequence GTGAAGCAAAGTGATCTGTTGGAACTGGTGGTGCTGGCCGCGATCTGGGGCGCTTCCTTCCTCTTCATGCGGGTCGCCGCGCCGGAGTTCGGGCCGGTCGCCACCGCCGCGGTGCGGGTGGCGGGCGCCTCGGTGCTGCTGGTGCCGCTGCTGGCCTTTCGCGAGGGGCTGGGCGACCTCCGCCGGCACTGGCGCGCCCTGCTCCTGGTCGGCCTGCTGAACAGCGCGCTGCCGTTTGCGATGTTCAGTTATGCGGCGCTCTCGATCAATGCCGGGCTGTCCAGCATCCTGAATGCCACCACGCCGATGTGGGGCGCGCTGGTCGCCTGGGCCTGGTTCAGCCAACGCCTGGACGGCTCCCGCCTGATCGGATTGGCGCTGGGTTTTGCCGGCGTGGTGCTGCTGGCTTGGGACAAGGCCTCGTTCAAGCCCGGCGGCAGCGGCTTCGCGATCCTGGCCTGTCTCATCGCCACCTGCAGCTACGGCCTGGCGGCCAATGCGACCAAGCGCTATTTGAGCGGCGCCAGCCCTCTGGCCGTGGCCACCGGCAGCCAGTTCGCCGCCGCGATGATGCTGGCGGCGCCGGCAGTGGCGCTTCGTCCCGACACCCTGCCTGGCGCGCGCGCCTGGTGGGCGGTCGGGCTGCTGGCCTTGCTGTGCACCAGCGTGGCCTACATCCTGTTCTTCCGGTTGATGAAGCGCATCGGCCCCACAAACACCATCTCGGTGACCTTCCTGATCCCGGTCTTCGCCTTGATCTGGGGCTGGCTGGCGCTGGGCGAGACGCTCACTGCGTCCATGGCGGCGGGTTGCCTGGTCGTGCTGCTGGGCACGGCGCTGGCGGTCGGCGTGCTCAGGTGGCCGACGGGCGGGTCAGCGCGTCCAGCGAAGTAG
- a CDS encoding methylated-DNA--[protein]-cysteine S-methyltransferase, producing MLLARNADGLSGLWFEDQKYHPGRLDLPHRDDDPILAAARAAVLAYFHSNAAGGGAAADGTLPLAPAGTPFQQSVWRALLEIPAGTTLSYGTLALRLGRPEAVRAVAAAVGRNPLSLLIPCHRVVGADGHLTGYAGGLHRKEALLRLEQALPLTGKGPLA from the coding sequence ATGCTGCTCGCGCGCAATGCAGACGGCCTCTCCGGTCTGTGGTTCGAGGATCAGAAATACCATCCGGGCCGATTGGATCTACCGCATCGCGACGACGACCCGATCCTCGCAGCGGCACGCGCCGCCGTGCTGGCCTACTTTCACTCGAACGCGGCCGGCGGCGGTGCCGCAGCGGACGGGACCCTCCCGCTGGCCCCTGCGGGCACACCGTTCCAGCAGTCCGTCTGGCGGGCCTTGCTTGAGATTCCTGCGGGCACCACGCTCAGCTACGGCACACTCGCGCTCCGGCTGGGTCGTCCCGAAGCGGTTCGGGCGGTGGCTGCGGCGGTGGGACGCAATCCGCTGTCGCTGCTGATCCCCTGCCATCGTGTGGTCGGCGCCGATGGCCATCTCACCGGTTATGCCGGCGGTCTGCATCGCAAGGAAGCGCTGTTGCGGCTGGAACAAGCACTACCCCTGACGGGCAAAGGACCTCTCGCGTGA